In one Campylobacter insulaenigrae NCTC 12927 genomic region, the following are encoded:
- a CDS encoding ABC transporter substrate-binding protein, with protein sequence MKKISIAVLSIIVANILQAKEINIGVVLPLTGATAAYGQSALDGIKIANSMKNTLSNGDTINLVVVDTKGDKIESANASTRLVSQNNVQALIGEMITANTLQVIRIGEEKKVPVVAPAATADKILNKKLYASRVCFMDSFQGSSLANYIKNKLQYKKAVIVTDQTTDYSLGLTRAFDQEFSKQGGKILDKFRITAGDKDFKAIISQIKTLNPDFIYLPVYYTEASLFARQAKSMGLNIPMGSADGVADETFINLAQDAAEGYIFTDSFDYNNPPTDLSKDFIQAYEKEKQNKEVPNFSAMGADAYFVIYNAMEKCVNNFNTECINNNIHSTSNFHGVSGVISIDKSGNATRSIVIKTIENQKQIYKDSILP encoded by the coding sequence ATGAAAAAAATTAGTATCGCTGTATTATCAATCATAGTTGCAAACATTTTACAAGCAAAAGAAATAAATATTGGTGTTGTTCTTCCTTTAACTGGAGCTACTGCTGCTTACGGACAAAGTGCTTTAGATGGCATTAAAATTGCAAATTCTATGAAAAATACACTAAGTAATGGTGATACGATTAATCTTGTAGTGGTAGATACTAAAGGCGATAAAATTGAAAGTGCAAATGCAAGCACAAGACTTGTTTCTCAAAATAATGTTCAAGCTTTAATTGGAGAAATGATTACAGCAAATACTTTACAAGTTATAAGAATCGGAGAAGAAAAGAAAGTTCCTGTTGTTGCTCCTGCTGCAACAGCTGATAAAATTTTAAATAAAAAACTTTACGCAAGTAGAGTCTGTTTTATGGATAGTTTCCAAGGCTCTTCATTGGCAAATTATATAAAAAATAAACTCCAATATAAAAAAGCAGTTATAGTAACTGACCAAACAACAGATTATTCTTTAGGATTAACTAGAGCCTTTGATCAAGAATTTAGCAAGCAAGGTGGTAAAATCCTAGATAAATTTAGAATTACCGCAGGTGATAAAGATTTTAAAGCAATAATTTCTCAAATCAAGACTTTAAATCCTGATTTTATATATCTTCCAGTATATTATACTGAAGCATCATTATTTGCAAGACAAGCAAAATCTATGGGTTTAAATATTCCTATGGGTTCAGCAGATGGGGTTGCTGATGAAACTTTTATAAATTTAGCTCAAGATGCAGCAGAAGGTTATATTTTTACAGATAGTTTTGATTATAATAATCCTCCTACTGACTTATCAAAAGATTTTATCCAAGCCTATGAAAAAGAAAAACAAAACAAAGAAGTACCAAATTTCAGCGCAATGGGAGCTGATGCTTATTTTGTTATTTATAATGCCATGGAAAAATGTGTTAATAATTTCAATACAGAATGCATTAATAACAATATTCACTCTACATCAAATTTTCATGGTGTAAGCGGTGTTATTAGTATTGATAAAAGTGGGAATGCCACTAGATCGATCGTCATCAAAACGATAGAAAATCAAAAGCAAATTTATAAAGATTCAATTCTTCCTTAA
- a CDS encoding ABC transporter substrate-binding protein, giving the protein MKKKLILASLFYASFMYAAEVKIGIVLPLTGSLAAYGNDVYEGIKLANSLNPNLQNGDSVKIIVVDTKGDKIESANATTRLISQDKVLGLIGEAVTPNTMQVLSIAEERKIPAIAPVASGDKLLDKKTYASRVCFMDSFQGDKFANYAYQNLNLRNVAIIVDQSNVYSLGLAKAFEKEFKKNGGKILKKLTISSGDKDFKAIVSQLKNINPDFVYMPIYHPEAALIARQAKAVGFDKLLSAGDGVNNKTFIELGGDAVNGVIFTDSFDYNNPPTNLSKKFIQAYEKEHNTKELPAFSAMGADAYYVMINAMNECSKNLTSQCINDKIHSTSNFEGVGGIISIDQNGNASRSVVIKEIQEQKQNYKTIINP; this is encoded by the coding sequence ATGAAAAAAAAACTTATACTAGCTAGCTTATTTTATGCAAGTTTTATGTATGCTGCAGAGGTAAAAATAGGTATTGTTCTGCCGTTGACTGGTTCTTTGGCAGCTTATGGTAATGATGTTTATGAAGGTATTAAACTTGCAAATTCTCTCAACCCAAATTTACAAAATGGAGACAGTGTTAAGATTATAGTGGTTGATACTAAAGGTGATAAAATTGAAAGTGCAAATGCTACAACTAGATTAATATCTCAAGATAAAGTATTAGGGTTAATTGGCGAAGCAGTAACTCCAAATACCATGCAAGTTTTATCAATAGCTGAAGAAAGAAAAATTCCTGCTATAGCTCCTGTTGCTTCAGGGGATAAACTTCTAGATAAAAAAACTTATGCAAGTAGAGTTTGTTTTATGGATAGTTTCCAAGGTGATAAATTTGCAAATTATGCTTATCAAAACCTAAATTTGAGAAATGTTGCTATTATTGTAGATCAAAGCAATGTTTATTCTTTAGGACTTGCCAAAGCATTTGAAAAAGAATTTAAGAAAAATGGTGGAAAAATACTTAAAAAACTAACTATATCATCTGGAGATAAAGATTTCAAAGCTATCGTATCTCAATTAAAAAACATCAATCCTGACTTTGTTTATATGCCAATTTATCACCCTGAGGCTGCTTTAATTGCTAGACAAGCAAAAGCTGTAGGTTTTGATAAACTTTTAAGTGCAGGAGATGGAGTTAATAATAAAACTTTTATAGAACTTGGTGGAGATGCAGTAAATGGTGTAATTTTTACAGATAGTTTTGATTATAATAATCCTCCTACTAATTTATCAAAAAAGTTTATACAAGCTTATGAAAAAGAACATAACACTAAAGAACTTCCAGCATTTTCTGCAATGGGTGCTGATGCTTACTATGTGATGATTAATGCTATGAATGAATGTTCAAAAAATCTTACTTCTCAATGCATAAATGATAAAATTCATTCTACTTCAAACTTCGAAGGTGTTGGTGGAATCATAAGTATTGATCAAAATGGAAATGCAAGTCGTTCTGTAGTTATTAAAGAAATACAAGAACAAAAACAAAATTATAAAACTATTATTAATCCTTGA